CGCAGGTGCTGCCGGGGCTCAAAAGTTCGGGCCGGATCAATTCGCCTTTCGGCGAAAAGGCCTTTTCGATCCTGCTGTTCCAGGATCTCGCGATCGTCCCGATGATTACCATCGTTGCGGTGCTGTCGCGCGCACCGGCCAACCCCTCGGCGCCGCCGGGGTGGCAGATGGCCTTTTTTACGCTGTGGGCGATCGTCGTGCTGGTGCTGGCGGGGCGCTTCATCGTCAATCCGCTCCTGCGCATCGTGGGGCGCTATGGCGAGCGCGAGCTGTTCGTCGTCGTCGGATTGCTGACCATCCTCGCGAGCGCGGCGTTGATGCACAGCCTGCATCTGTCGACCGCGCTCGGGGCGTTCATCGCGGGCGTGATGCTCGCCGATTCGCCCTATCGACACGAAATCGAATCCGACGTTGAGCCATTCCGCCTGATCCTGCTCGGACTCTTTTTCCTCGCCGTCGGCATGGTGCTCGATGTCGGCGCGGTCATGGAACGTCCGTTGCTGGTGCTCGCGCTGGCGCTTGGGCTGGTGGCGGTGAAGGCGTCCGTGCTGACGCTGATCGTAAAGGCATTCGGCAAGAGCTGGCAGGCTGCGCTCGGCCTAGGCCTGTTGCTCAGCCAAGGCGGCGAATTCGGTTTCCTGCTGTTCGCGCAGGCCGCCGATGCGCTGCTCATCGATCCCGAGGCGGCGAGCCTGTTCAGCGCGGTGGTGACGCTGTCGATGGTGACGACGCCGTTCCTGATGCTGTTTGCGCGCAATCTGGAATTCTCGCCCGGGGCCGCCGAGCCCGATCTCGACGATCCCGAAGGCGCGCCCCGCGGGTCAGCGATCGTCGTCGGATACGGACGGTTCGGACAGATCGTGTCGCAGATGCTCCACGGCGTTGCCTGTTCGGTGACGCTGATCGACAAGAAGCCGAGCCAGATCGAGCTGTCGAGCCGCTTCGACACCAAGGTCTATTTCGGCGACGGATTGCGCATCGACCTGCTCCGCCGCGCGGGGGGTGAGGAAGCGCGGCTGATTATCTTCTGCATCGATGATTCGTCGGTCGATGCCGCGGCGCTCAAGCCGATCGTCGAAGCCTTTCCGAATGCGAAGATATTGATGCGCGTGTTCGACCGCCGCCAGATGCTCGCAATCGACGGATCGGGTGTCGACGGTGTCATTCGCGAGGTGTTCGAAAGTTCGGTCGCGATGGGGCTGACGGCGCTGCGCCATCTCGACGTCGACCCGGCGGAGATGGACGATGTCGAGGCGACGCTGCGGCACCTCGACGAAACGCGGCTGCGGGCACAACTCGACGAGGGTGACCTGTCGGCGGGTATGGACCATCGCTTCAAGCCGGGCGGTGGACGCGAGGCCGACAGCGTCCTCGAGAAATTCCGCCGCAAGCGGCAGGAGGCGAAAGCGGCGCGCGAAGAGAATGAGGCAATGGGGCTAACGAGCGAGAGCTAGCCGCCGCGCCGTCCTTTCTACGCGAGACGCTGCTCGTCGAGGAACGCCGCGACCCTATCGAGGCTAAATTCGTCGGTGACGAAGCTTTGCCCGATGCCTTGGGTGAGGATCAGCGGCAATTTGCCGCCGCGCACCTTCTTGTCGTGCGCCATATGCGCGGCGAGTTCGGCGCCGCCCGTGTTCACGCCGGCGCTCGCCAGACTGTGCGGCAGGTCGACGCTGGCAAGGTGGGCGCGCACGCGGTCGGCATCCGCGACGGGGCAAAGGCCGTTTGCGGCCGAGAATTGATGTGCGAGGACCATGCCAGCCGCGACCGCCTCGCCGTGCAGCAGCCGGTCCGAATAGCCCGTCTCCGCCTCGAGCGCGTGGCCGAAGCTGTGGCCGAGGTTGAGCAGCGCGCGGATATCCTGCGTCTCGCGCTCGTCGGCGGCGACGATACGCGCCTTGGCCGCAACGCTATGCGCGATCGCCCTGTGACGGGCGGCGCCGTCGCCCGCGAGCAACGCCGCGCCGTTCGCCTCGCACCAGCCGAAGAACTCCGCGTCGTCGATCAGGCCATATTTGACGACCTCGGCATAGCCCGCGCCCAGTTCGCGGCGCGGCAGCGTTTCGAGCGTCGTCGGGTCGATCACGACCATCGCCGGTTGATGGAAGGCGCCGATCAGATTCTTGCCCGCGGGCACGTTGATCGCGGTCTTGCCGCCGACGCTGCTGTCGACCTGCGCGAGCAAGGTGGTCGGGACCTGGATGAAATGGCAGCCGCGTTTGACGATGCTGCACGCGAAGCCGACGAGGTCGCCGATTACGCCACCGCCCAGCGCAATGACATGGTCGCCGCGTTCGACGCCTTCGCCGATCAGCCATTCGGTAAGCCGCGCGAGGCCCGCCCAGCTTTTCGTGCTTTCGCCGGGATCGAGCACGAAGGAGGAAAAGGAGATATTCTCCATCGCGAGCGAGGTGCCGAGCGGGATCAGATAATGGTCGGCGACATGGGCGTCGGTGACGATCATCGTCCGCGGGCGTTTCAAGAGCGGCGCGACATGCGCGCCGATCTCTCGGATCAGCCCGTCGCCGATCAGGATCGGATAGCTGCGGCTGCCCAGTTCGACGGTCAGCTTTTCCATTGCGGATCTTCCCACTTTGACAGGGCCTCCAGGATCGCGCGCACCGTATGGTCGTGCGGCGTGCTTGCCGAACTGACGCGCAGATGCGCCTCGGCGTAGATGGGATTGCGGACCGCCGCGAGTTCGCGCAGCACCTCGCCGGGATCGCGGTCCTTCAACAGTGGGCGGTGGCTGCGGCGCCCTACGCGTTCGACGAGTGTCGGAATGTCGGCATCGAGCCAGATGCAGAGGCTATCCTTCAGGATCAGCGCGCGCGTTTCCCCGTTGACAAAGGCGCCGCCGCCGGTCGCGAGCACCATTGGCTTCCCCGCGAGCAGGCGCGCGATCACGCGGCGCTCGCCGTCGCGGAAATGCGCCTCGCCAAAGCGCGAAAAAATGTCCGAAATCGTCATGCCGGCGGCGCGCTCGATCTCGTCGTCGGCGTCGGCGAAGCGCATGCCCAGTCGCTGCGCGAGGCGGCGGCCGATCGTCGACTTTCCCGACCCCATCAGCCCGACGAGCACGATCGACCGGTCGCGGATCGACGCGGGGATGGCAGCGGCCGGGCTTTTCGGGTTTCGCGACATGGTGCGCGCGGCTATACCGCCCGTTCGGCGCGGAACAATGGTTTTGCGCGATACGGGACGAACGGCGGGCATTGGATATTGCGCGTGCCGGGCAGATCGGGAAAAGACTTGGCTGCGGCGTCACGACCGATCGGGCCGGAATGATTGAGGTGAATGTGATCGACAAGATTGCCGAAGGCGCGACGCGATGAAGAAAAACACACTGTCGTTGACGTTGGGCCTGTCGGCAACCGCGCTCGCCGCCATATTGGTGCTGCCCGCGATCGCACAGGAATCGCTGTTGCCCGAGGGTTTCGGTGCGCCTGCCGACACGCCCGCGCCGAAATCGTCTCCATCTCCATCACCGACCCCGAGCCCCGCACCCGGTTCGGCACCGACGAACGGTGCCACGCCGCCGCCCGTTGCCCCGACGCTCGATAGCACGACGGTCGGTGCGGCTGACGAGGAGAGCGAAGAAGAAGAGGTCGAATCGGGCGGGCTCAAATATGATCTGCCGCCCGGCGCGCGCCGCCTGCTCGC
This DNA window, taken from Sphingopyxis sp. PAMC25046, encodes the following:
- a CDS encoding cation:proton antiporter, with product MSLIALAAGASKAAGKVTETAADTALVEGAILLGVATLFVLIFRRLGLGAVLGYLIAGAIVGPHGFGLVGGGESKLAFAELGIAFLLFLVGLELSPRRLWDMRRAIFGLGMVQVVVTGLVLTALIHLTLGFSPAASLALGLPLALSSTAQVLPGLKSSGRINSPFGEKAFSILLFQDLAIVPMITIVAVLSRAPANPSAPPGWQMAFFTLWAIVVLVLAGRFIVNPLLRIVGRYGERELFVVVGLLTILASAALMHSLHLSTALGAFIAGVMLADSPYRHEIESDVEPFRLILLGLFFLAVGMVLDVGAVMERPLLVLALALGLVAVKASVLTLIVKAFGKSWQAALGLGLLLSQGGEFGFLLFAQAADALLIDPEAASLFSAVVTLSMVTTPFLMLFARNLEFSPGAAEPDLDDPEGAPRGSAIVVGYGRFGQIVSQMLHGVACSVTLIDKKPSQIELSSRFDTKVYFGDGLRIDLLRRAGGEEARLIIFCIDDSSVDAAALKPIVEAFPNAKILMRVFDRRQMLAIDGSGVDGVIREVFESSVAMGLTALRHLDVDPAEMDDVEATLRHLDETRLRAQLDEGDLSAGMDHRFKPGGGREADSVLEKFRRKRQEAKAAREENEAMGLTSES
- the aroB gene encoding 3-dehydroquinate synthase; translation: MEKLTVELGSRSYPILIGDGLIREIGAHVAPLLKRPRTMIVTDAHVADHYLIPLGTSLAMENISFSSFVLDPGESTKSWAGLARLTEWLIGEGVERGDHVIALGGGVIGDLVGFACSIVKRGCHFIQVPTTLLAQVDSSVGGKTAINVPAGKNLIGAFHQPAMVVIDPTTLETLPRRELGAGYAEVVKYGLIDDAEFFGWCEANGAALLAGDGAARHRAIAHSVAAKARIVAADERETQDIRALLNLGHSFGHALEAETGYSDRLLHGEAVAAGMVLAHQFSAANGLCPVADADRVRAHLASVDLPHSLASAGVNTGGAELAAHMAHDKKVRGGKLPLILTQGIGQSFVTDEFSLDRVAAFLDEQRLA
- a CDS encoding shikimate kinase — translated: MSRNPKSPAAAIPASIRDRSIVLVGLMGSGKSTIGRRLAQRLGMRFADADDEIERAAGMTISDIFSRFGEAHFRDGERRVIARLLAGKPMVLATGGGAFVNGETRALILKDSLCIWLDADIPTLVERVGRRSHRPLLKDRDPGEVLRELAAVRNPIYAEAHLRVSSASTPHDHTVRAILEALSKWEDPQWKS